A genomic window from Rhodospirillaceae bacterium includes:
- a CDS encoding DUF3987 domain-containing protein, whose amino-acid sequence MSNPTLAPMRFSRGVSRFDNCPEQRSSNSFDEFEKAVISDLSPEKGLSFICSPLQCGIHYQNPEKYPGEATWRLKNYALSRQFLAFDFDGFSSPETFDAVRVFMQRYRGFCYTTATHTEEKPRARVILLVSRPMSRDECEKVSETLEAEIELSVGPGWVKFDSSVYRGEQPIYTPVVGTKTFSFQGKAVEVDTLLNISQRRKTAIQFGGSTVDGDGLLRTAPPREMSARSAELLAAMGGGIGGYDLPDRVDEGDRNSGILAHVGHLRGRGVPEDLIPDMALDFNRSRCSPPLDDDEVLDIVSRYEKQASSPVGNLSPDDWPEPKEIKAALSVVPKFDVDILPNVLKPYVVDASELMQSPPEFIAVPLMVGAAATLGNQWAIAPKAKDLSWKVPPVLWGAIVGRPGTKKSPCMNKALFPLLEIETKLADAHTQRLQKHQSDKLLHDALLKKAQTQAAKTGTVPSLSLPPEEPQPERLMTNDTTVQKLSEILRGSPRGVAVVRDELVGLLEGLDATSQEGARAFYLTAWNGNQPYRVDRIGRGSFVIPRLSVCVLGGMQPGKLQNYVRQATRGGNGDDGLMQRFQLLVWPDVSPDWVDVDRRHDQKAFDDVLAAFTRLRDLTPADVNAKTEIFGDVAYLKFDTQAQAHYNEARKWFEIPVRSGALNSTLEAHFSKYPSMIAALALVIHLVDGGYGPVNLDATKKAVAWAQYLARHAKRAYGAADNSAALSAKALADKITKGALKSGFTVRHFKRKGWQNLTKDDDVRAAMEWLVDANWIVGEDKKSAGRPTTVYTINPKVQG is encoded by the coding sequence ATGAGTAATCCAACACTCGCACCCATGCGTTTTTCCCGCGGTGTCAGCAGGTTCGACAATTGTCCGGAGCAACGCTCATCCAATAGCTTCGATGAATTTGAAAAGGCGGTCATCTCTGACCTGTCGCCGGAGAAGGGCCTGTCATTCATCTGTTCACCCCTTCAATGCGGTATTCATTATCAAAACCCTGAGAAATATCCGGGCGAAGCAACCTGGCGTTTGAAGAATTACGCATTGTCGCGTCAGTTTTTAGCTTTCGATTTTGATGGCTTTTCTTCGCCTGAAACCTTTGACGCAGTCAGGGTGTTTATGCAGCGTTATAGGGGTTTTTGCTATACGACGGCGACCCACACCGAAGAAAAACCCCGCGCTCGTGTAATCCTGCTTGTCAGCCGCCCAATGTCACGGGACGAGTGCGAAAAAGTATCTGAAACGCTTGAAGCGGAAATTGAGTTAAGCGTCGGTCCTGGCTGGGTCAAATTCGACTCCTCGGTATATCGGGGTGAGCAGCCTATCTATACGCCGGTAGTAGGCACCAAGACCTTTAGCTTTCAAGGTAAAGCGGTAGAAGTAGATACTCTTCTGAATATTTCGCAGCGGCGTAAAACGGCTATTCAATTCGGTGGTAGTACTGTCGATGGGGATGGGCTTCTGCGCACAGCTCCACCAAGGGAGATGTCAGCAAGAAGTGCAGAATTGCTCGCTGCCATGGGCGGGGGCATTGGAGGTTACGATCTTCCTGATCGTGTTGACGAAGGTGACAGAAACAGTGGCATTTTGGCCCATGTTGGCCATCTCCGTGGCCGTGGAGTGCCTGAGGACCTAATTCCCGACATGGCTCTCGATTTTAATCGCTCCCGCTGTAGCCCGCCTCTCGATGATGATGAGGTGCTAGACATCGTCAGCCGTTATGAAAAACAAGCAAGCTCCCCTGTAGGTAACCTTTCCCCCGACGACTGGCCCGAACCGAAAGAAATCAAGGCCGCATTATCGGTAGTCCCCAAGTTCGACGTCGACATTCTACCCAATGTGCTCAAGCCGTATGTGGTAGATGCTTCTGAACTTATGCAATCCCCACCGGAATTTATAGCGGTCCCACTTATGGTCGGTGCAGCCGCTACGCTGGGCAATCAATGGGCCATCGCCCCAAAGGCGAAAGACTTGAGTTGGAAGGTCCCCCCTGTGCTGTGGGGCGCGATCGTTGGTCGTCCCGGAACGAAAAAAAGTCCATGCATGAATAAGGCGCTTTTCCCTCTGCTAGAGATCGAAACGAAGTTGGCAGATGCGCATACCCAACGGCTGCAAAAACATCAGTCCGACAAGTTGCTGCACGATGCTTTGTTAAAGAAGGCTCAAACCCAAGCCGCTAAAACCGGGACTGTTCCTTCTCTATCCTTGCCGCCGGAAGAGCCTCAGCCAGAACGGTTAATGACGAACGACACGACAGTACAAAAACTTAGTGAAATTCTCCGTGGCTCGCCTAGAGGTGTGGCAGTCGTTAGGGATGAATTGGTCGGCTTGCTAGAGGGACTGGATGCAACGAGCCAGGAAGGTGCTCGGGCATTTTATCTCACTGCTTGGAACGGAAACCAGCCTTACCGGGTTGATCGCATTGGTCGGGGCAGTTTTGTCATTCCACGCTTGTCTGTGTGTGTTCTCGGCGGTATGCAGCCGGGTAAGCTGCAAAATTATGTCCGTCAAGCCACCCGTGGTGGGAATGGTGATGATGGGCTAATGCAACGGTTTCAGCTTCTGGTGTGGCCTGATGTGTCTCCTGATTGGGTTGACGTTGACCGCCGCCACGACCAAAAAGCATTTGACGATGTTTTGGCCGCCTTCACCCGGTTGCGCGACCTTACGCCTGCTGACGTTAACGCAAAGACTGAAATATTTGGGGATGTGGCCTACTTGAAGTTCGATACACAAGCGCAAGCGCACTACAACGAGGCGCGTAAATGGTTTGAGATACCAGTGCGTTCTGGCGCTTTAAACTCAACTTTGGAAGCGCATTTTTCCAAGTACCCATCAATGATCGCTGCGCTGGCGTTGGTCATCCACCTTGTTGATGGTGGATATGGCCCAGTTAATCTTGACGCCACCAAGAAGGCTGTTGCATGGGCACAGTATCTTGCTCGTCACGCCAAGCGAGCATATGGAGCCGCCGATAATTCTGCCGCACTGTCTGCCAAAGCACTGGCAGATAAAATCACAAAGGGTGCACTTAAGTCTGGTTTCACTGTCCGGCATTTTAAGCGGAAGGGGTGGCAGAACCTTACCAAAGACGATGATGTACGGGCTGCGATGGAGTGGTTAGTCGATGCCAACTGGATAGTTGGAGAAGACAAGAAGAGCGCTGGCCGCCCAACGACAGTTTACACCATAAACCCAAAGGTACAGGGATAA
- a CDS encoding transcriptional regulator: MIEITNSPTKQTATDRICGFDDLPDGALTEVSEISFLARRSRASIWRDVNHGRLAKPHKVGPNATRWYVGDVRLYLKGDA, translated from the coding sequence ATGATCGAAATCACCAATTCCCCCACAAAACAAACAGCCACAGACCGCATCTGTGGGTTCGATGATCTGCCTGACGGCGCTCTAACCGAAGTCTCAGAGATAAGTTTTCTTGCGCGGCGCAGTCGGGCCAGCATCTGGCGCGACGTAAATCATGGTCGCTTAGCAAAACCCCACAAGGTAGGTCCTAACGCTACTCGCTGGTATGTGGGCGACGTGCGGCTGTACCTGAAAGGGGACGCGTAA
- a CDS encoding tyrosine-type recombinase/integrase, whose protein sequence is MANLSKLQADNIKPDDKPIADGTVSGLRFHPGKEKGQGKWMMRFVSPETNKRRDMGFGVYPEVSILEARKVAASARESIRNGIDPIDARRAAGLDRKREVNALTFEKAARQCHDDNKSGWRNPKHAAQWITTLETYVFPHIGGRKIDSLKARDFADALRPIWLDKPETASRVRQRCSTVMDWCAAQDLIAGNPVGVVGKLLPKQPSAQERVKHQPAMAWGDVPKFIEDHLRIGTSNVSKKMLEFLILTAARSGETRAMTWAEVDLTDCVWTVPAERMKANKEHRVPLSGRATEILKAQKDAAAHTTLVFPSPTGGVPSDMILTKFLRDKNVESSDPGRTATAHGFRSSFRDWASENGYSRDLAERALAHTVRNQTEAAYHRTDLLEQRRGMMEAWALFVGGLEVEQTNVVAMSAKRK, encoded by the coding sequence ATGGCCAATCTATCTAAACTTCAGGCAGACAACATCAAGCCCGACGACAAGCCAATAGCAGATGGCACTGTCTCAGGACTGCGGTTCCATCCGGGTAAAGAGAAGGGGCAAGGCAAGTGGATGATGCGGTTTGTCTCTCCGGAAACAAACAAGCGTCGTGATATGGGCTTCGGCGTTTACCCTGAAGTCAGCATTTTAGAGGCTCGTAAGGTAGCAGCTTCGGCGCGTGAGTCGATCCGCAATGGCATTGATCCTATTGATGCGAGGAGGGCAGCAGGGCTTGATCGAAAACGTGAAGTAAATGCGCTTACATTTGAGAAGGCAGCGAGGCAATGCCACGATGACAATAAATCTGGCTGGAGAAACCCAAAACACGCTGCGCAGTGGATCACTACTTTGGAGACATATGTATTTCCCCATATAGGTGGCCGCAAAATTGATAGCCTCAAGGCGAGGGACTTCGCTGATGCACTGCGGCCTATATGGCTAGACAAGCCAGAGACAGCCTCAAGGGTTAGGCAACGGTGCAGTACTGTCATGGACTGGTGTGCCGCTCAGGACTTAATTGCAGGTAACCCTGTAGGCGTTGTAGGTAAGCTGCTGCCCAAACAGCCGAGTGCTCAAGAACGCGTTAAACATCAACCAGCGATGGCTTGGGGAGATGTCCCGAAGTTTATTGAGGATCATCTGCGGATAGGCACGTCGAATGTAAGCAAAAAAATGCTGGAGTTCTTGATCTTGACCGCTGCCAGATCAGGCGAGACCCGAGCTATGACGTGGGCGGAGGTCGATCTGACCGATTGTGTGTGGACGGTGCCAGCGGAGCGTATGAAGGCGAATAAAGAGCATCGTGTGCCATTATCAGGTAGGGCTACTGAAATACTAAAAGCCCAGAAGGATGCCGCCGCTCACACAACGCTGGTGTTTCCCTCTCCAACTGGGGGCGTGCCGAGTGACATGATCCTGACCAAGTTTCTTCGGGACAAGAATGTTGAAAGCAGTGATCCGGGGCGGACGGCCACAGCGCATGGGTTTAGGTCCAGTTTTAGGGACTGGGCATCAGAAAATGGATACAGCCGTGATCTTGCCGAGAGAGCCTTGGCCCACACCGTTAGGAACCAAACCGAAGCGGCTTACCATAGAACCGATCTGCTGGAGCAGCGTCGGGGAATGATGGAAGCGTGGGCGTTGTTTGTCGGCGGGCTAGAAGTTGAGCAAACTAACGTTGTTGCTATGTCGGCAAAAAGAAAATAA
- the lepA gene encoding elongation factor 4, with amino-acid sequence MSTTDLSHIRNFSIIAHIDHGKSTLADRMIQMCGGLADREMKEQVLDNMDIERERGITIKAQTVRLNYKADNGETYQLNLMDTPGHVDFAYEVSRSLAACEGSLLIVDATQGVEAQTLANVYLALDNDHDIITVLNKIDLPASEPARIKAQIEDVIGLDASDAVEISAKTGQGIDQVLEALVERLPAPTGDAAAPLKALLVDSWYDSYLGVMILVRVHDGHLKKGMKIRMMASGSVHQVEQVGVFMPKAKRVDSLGPGEVGYITASIKTVADTDVGDTITEDKHQATEPLAGFKPSVPVVFCSLFPSDANDFEDLRESLAKLRLNDASFEYEPENSMALGLGYRCGFLGLLHLEIVQERLEREFDLDLITTAPSVAYKIKLNDGTEMELHNPADMPDPTQIAEISEPWIRATIMVPDEYLGSVLQLCTERRGVQIELTYAGNRPMVIYRLPLNEVVFDFYDRLKSISRGYASFDYELDGFQEGDLVKVSILVNAEPVDALGFVCHRSQSETRGRGVCERLKDLIPRQLFKIPIQAAIGGKFVARETISGMRKDVTAKCYGGDITRKKKLLEKQKKGKKKMRQFGKVEIPQSAFIAALRMGDD; translated from the coding sequence ATGAGTACAACCGACCTGTCGCATATCCGCAATTTTTCCATCATTGCCCACATTGATCACGGTAAGTCGACGCTTGCCGACCGGATGATCCAGATGTGCGGCGGGCTCGCTGATCGCGAGATGAAGGAGCAGGTGCTCGATAATATGGATATCGAGCGCGAGCGCGGTATTACCATCAAGGCGCAGACCGTGCGACTGAACTATAAAGCGGACAATGGCGAGACCTATCAGTTGAACCTGATGGACACCCCGGGCCATGTTGATTTTGCCTACGAGGTCAGCCGTTCGCTGGCCGCCTGTGAAGGCTCGCTTCTTATCGTTGACGCGACACAAGGGGTGGAAGCACAGACCCTGGCCAATGTCTATCTGGCCCTCGACAACGATCACGACATTATCACGGTGCTTAACAAAATTGACCTGCCGGCCTCTGAACCCGCACGCATCAAGGCCCAGATCGAAGATGTGATCGGCCTGGATGCTTCGGACGCGGTGGAGATTTCGGCCAAGACGGGTCAGGGCATTGATCAGGTTCTCGAAGCCCTGGTCGAACGGTTGCCGGCCCCCACAGGGGACGCTGCCGCGCCCTTGAAGGCGTTGCTGGTTGACAGTTGGTATGACTCGTATCTGGGGGTAATGATTCTTGTTCGGGTGCATGACGGGCATCTAAAGAAGGGCATGAAGATCAGGATGATGGCCTCAGGTAGCGTCCATCAGGTTGAACAGGTCGGGGTTTTTATGCCGAAGGCCAAGCGGGTCGACAGCCTGGGCCCCGGCGAGGTTGGTTACATCACGGCATCGATCAAGACGGTTGCCGACACCGATGTCGGCGATACCATCACCGAAGATAAACACCAGGCCACAGAGCCGCTTGCCGGGTTCAAGCCGTCAGTGCCGGTGGTCTTTTGTTCGCTGTTTCCATCTGACGCCAACGACTTTGAAGACTTGCGCGAAAGTCTCGCCAAGTTGCGGCTTAATGACGCCAGCTTTGAATACGAGCCGGAAAATTCCATGGCCCTTGGCTTGGGTTACCGGTGTGGCTTTTTGGGATTGTTGCATCTTGAGATTGTCCAGGAACGTCTGGAGCGGGAATTCGATCTGGATCTGATCACCACGGCCCCGTCGGTTGCCTATAAAATCAAACTTAATGACGGCACCGAGATGGAACTGCACAACCCGGCCGATATGCCCGACCCGACCCAGATCGCCGAAATTTCCGAACCCTGGATCAGGGCGACGATTATGGTCCCCGATGAATACTTAGGATCCGTCCTGCAACTGTGTACGGAGCGTCGCGGCGTCCAGATCGAACTAACCTACGCCGGAAATCGCCCCATGGTAATTTACCGGCTGCCTTTAAACGAGGTGGTGTTCGATTTCTACGACCGTCTGAAATCCATCAGCCGGGGCTACGCCAGCTTCGATTATGAACTGGACGGATTTCAGGAAGGCGATCTGGTCAAGGTGTCCATTCTGGTCAACGCAGAGCCGGTTGATGCACTGGGTTTTGTCTGTCACCGCAGCCAGTCCGAAACCCGTGGCCGCGGCGTTTGTGAACGCCTCAAGGATTTGATCCCGCGCCAGTTATTCAAAATTCCCATTCAGGCCGCTATCGGCGGCAAGTTTGTGGCCCGCGAAACCATCAGCGGTATGCGCAAGGACGTTACCGCCAAGTGTTACGGCGGCGATATTACGCGCAAGAAAAAACTGCTGGAGAAGCAGAAGAAGGGCAAAAAGAAGATGCGCCAGTTCGGCAAGGTGGAAATTCCGCAATCGGCCTTTATCGCCGCCCTTCGCATGGGTGACGATTAG
- a CDS encoding NnrU protein: MIELTLAALVFVVSHIGLSHGGIRAALVARLGLWPHRLVYSLISIAALAWMVMAYTDAPHVLLFDPHMALKHLPLSLMMFASLLIVGGYSIANPSAIVLEDLKPGDGIAGILKITRAPVMWGVGIFAFSHMLANADTASWIFFGALLVLAIAGGWHLDQRKQAEGGQKWLELCEETSFWPLAAMLSRRTKLRVGDIGWWRLVLTCALYAGILAGHKMVLGVTAFPLPV, translated from the coding sequence ATGATCGAATTAACCTTGGCGGCGCTGGTTTTTGTCGTCTCCCACATAGGGCTGTCTCATGGTGGGATTCGTGCCGCACTGGTGGCAAGGCTTGGCCTGTGGCCGCACCGGCTTGTTTATTCACTGATTTCCATAGCAGCGCTGGCGTGGATGGTGATGGCATATACCGATGCCCCCCATGTCCTTTTGTTCGACCCACACATGGCGCTAAAGCACTTACCGCTTAGCTTGATGATGTTCGCCTCCCTGCTGATTGTCGGCGGCTACAGCATCGCCAACCCTTCAGCGATTGTGCTGGAAGACTTGAAGCCCGGCGATGGGATTGCCGGTATTTTGAAAATCACCCGCGCCCCGGTGATGTGGGGTGTCGGCATTTTCGCCTTCTCGCACATGCTCGCCAATGCCGACACGGCGTCGTGGATTTTCTTTGGCGCTTTGCTGGTTCTGGCCATTGCCGGTGGCTGGCATCTTGATCAACGAAAACAGGCGGAAGGCGGGCAGAAATGGCTGGAACTTTGCGAAGAAACGTCGTTTTGGCCCCTCGCCGCCATGCTTTCAAGGCGGACGAAGTTGCGGGTGGGGGATATCGGCTGGTGGCGGCTGGTCCTGACGTGCGCGCTCTACGCCGGGATACTCGCCGGCCACAAAATGGTGCTCGGCGTTACGGCATTTCCGCTGCCCGTGTAA